In Lentibacillus amyloliquefaciens, one DNA window encodes the following:
- a CDS encoding C40 family peptidase: MTKQTFDQFSEELWVTAVQVATVWTSPASPRSIDEDGLTNPTDIDGWTGSLNYESTVALSDENRIQTQTLYAEAVIVTETKDDWAHVVIPTQPSVKDERGYPGWMPLNQLEKVNKQDWRRKESAAVTSQHAWLEAEDGQNMMKLSYMTILPVEIEADTRVKVNTPHGYYYLQKNDVTIFRSDQGLPKQPGTELLKAGESYVGLNYFWGGMSSFGYDCSGFAYAMHKANGYQIPRDAGDQAQSGQNIPYNRLEPGDLLFFAYEEGKGKLHHVGFYYGSGKMLHSPQTGRGIELTDLKGTTYEKELCAATRYWQQAEERS; this comes from the coding sequence ATGACTAAACAAACGTTTGATCAATTTTCAGAAGAGCTTTGGGTGACTGCGGTTCAGGTTGCAACGGTATGGACGTCACCGGCATCTCCGCGATCGATTGACGAAGACGGCCTTACTAATCCGACTGACATCGATGGCTGGACCGGCAGTCTCAATTACGAATCAACTGTTGCCCTGTCTGATGAAAATCGTATCCAGACGCAAACCTTATACGCCGAAGCGGTCATCGTTACCGAAACGAAGGATGACTGGGCGCATGTCGTCATCCCAACACAGCCTTCAGTAAAAGACGAGCGCGGGTATCCGGGTTGGATGCCGCTGAATCAGTTGGAAAAAGTAAATAAACAGGACTGGCGGCGCAAAGAATCAGCTGCGGTCACGTCACAGCATGCCTGGCTGGAGGCTGAAGATGGCCAAAACATGATGAAGCTCAGTTATATGACGATCTTGCCGGTTGAAATAGAAGCAGATACTCGTGTTAAGGTAAACACACCGCATGGTTATTATTATTTACAGAAGAATGACGTTACGATTTTCCGGTCTGATCAAGGGTTGCCGAAACAGCCGGGCACTGAATTGTTAAAAGCCGGTGAGTCTTATGTGGGCCTGAATTATTTCTGGGGCGGGATGAGTTCATTCGGCTATGATTGCTCAGGCTTTGCCTATGCGATGCATAAAGCAAATGGCTATCAGATTCCGCGTGATGCCGGCGACCAGGCACAATCCGGCCAAAATATTCCATATAATCGGCTGGAACCCGGCGATTTACTCTTTTTCGCTTATGAAGAAGGAAAAGGCAAATTGCATCATGTCGGGTTTTACTATGGCAGCGGCAAAATGCTCCATTCGCCGCAAACCGGACGCGGCATTGAACTGACTGACCTTAAAGGCACGACATATGAAAAAGAGCTTTGTGCTGCAACCAGATACTGGCAGCAAGCAGAGGAGCGATCATAA
- a CDS encoding ABC transporter ATP-binding protein produces MSEEILQLKSLTKHFNVGKKQVLQAVNDVTFHINKGETFGLVGESGCGKTTVGRTIMGLYNKTAGDVFYDGQNVHELDDKGTFNFYRQMQMIFQDPYASLNPRSTVKEVIAEPMEVHGLYPNKKEQLDRVIQLLEEVGLNREHADRYPHEFSGGQRQRIGIARALALNPDFIIADEPISALDVSVQAQVVNLLKNLQAEKDLTFLFIAHDLSMVKQISDRIGVMYLGNLVELTSSDALYENPLHPYTQALLSAIPIPDPDIEDIRERIILQGELPSPIDPPSGCVFRTRCPFAMDVCARSRPEWLEVEEDHYVACHLYDETLNESNQPDITINQKPVRS; encoded by the coding sequence ATGTCAGAGGAAATATTACAGCTTAAATCTCTGACCAAACATTTTAACGTGGGCAAAAAGCAAGTCTTGCAGGCTGTGAATGACGTGACGTTTCATATTAATAAAGGGGAAACATTCGGCCTTGTCGGAGAATCCGGCTGCGGCAAAACAACGGTCGGCCGTACCATTATGGGTCTCTACAACAAGACAGCAGGCGATGTTTTTTATGATGGCCAAAATGTGCATGAACTTGACGATAAAGGCACATTTAATTTTTACCGTCAAATGCAAATGATTTTCCAGGACCCGTATGCATCGCTAAATCCGCGCTCGACGGTCAAAGAAGTCATCGCTGAGCCGATGGAAGTTCATGGCCTCTATCCGAATAAGAAAGAGCAGCTCGACCGGGTTATTCAGCTATTGGAAGAGGTTGGGCTGAATCGTGAGCATGCCGACCGCTATCCGCATGAATTCAGTGGCGGGCAGCGTCAACGGATCGGTATTGCACGGGCGCTGGCGCTTAATCCGGACTTTATCATTGCCGATGAGCCAATTTCCGCTTTGGATGTATCCGTTCAGGCTCAGGTTGTTAATCTATTAAAAAATTTGCAAGCGGAGAAAGACTTGACCTTTCTATTCATAGCCCATGATCTGTCAATGGTGAAACAGATTTCCGACCGGATCGGTGTAATGTATTTAGGGAATCTGGTGGAACTGACCTCAAGTGATGCGCTTTATGAAAATCCGCTCCACCCGTATACACAGGCACTCCTGTCTGCAATTCCGATACCTGACCCGGATATTGAGGATATCCGGGAGCGGATCATTCTGCAAGGCGAACTGCCAAGCCCCATCGATCCACCGAGTGGCTGTGTATTCCGCACGCGCTGCCCGTTTGCGATGGATGTCTGTGCCCGGAGTAGACCTGAGTGGCTGGAGGTGGAAGAAGATCATTACGTCGCCTGCCACTTGTATGACGAAACGTTGAATGAATCAAATCAGCCGGACATAACAATCAATCAGAAGCCTGTGCGGTCATAA